In Balaenoptera musculus isolate JJ_BM4_2016_0621 chromosome 19, mBalMus1.pri.v3, whole genome shotgun sequence, one genomic interval encodes:
- the FXYD5 gene encoding FXYD domain-containing ion transport regulator 5 isoform X4, translating into MSPCGRLCLLVFVGLILPTRGQTLEEATSITLADPVTENVHALTPAPDTVHPELQPPPQTSTLQAEATPNQMEIHTQQPTEMDVLLTTGPGTDKSWMQGPTPPKTRLPRKNVRTDPALKQTGSSEDDPFSYDEDTLRKRGLLVAAVLFITGIVILTSGKCRRLPRLCRSHDR; encoded by the exons ATGTCGCCCTGTGGTCGCCTGTGTCTCCTGGTCTTCGTTGGCCTGATTCTCCCCACCAGAG GACAGACATTGGAGGAGGCCACATCCATTACTCTAGCAGACCCAGTCACTGAGAACGTTCATGCCCTGACTCCAGCCCCAG ACACCGTCCACCCAGaactccagccccctcctcagACTTCAACCCTGCAGGCTG AAGCAACCCCAAACCAGATGGAGATCCACACCCAGCAACCGACGGAAATGGATGTGCTTCTAACAACAGGTCCGGGGACAGACAAGAGCTGGATGCAAG GCCCCACGCCCCCCAAGACCCGACTCCCACGTAAAAACGTCAGGACGGACCCCGCCCTCAAGCAGACTG GTTCAAGCGAGGACGACCCCTTCTCCTATG ACGAGGACACCCTCCGGAAACGGGGGCTGTTGGTGGCAGCCGTGCTGTTCATCACCGGCATCGTCATCCTCACCA GTGGCAAGTGTAGGCGGTTGCCCCGGTTATGCCGGAGTCATGACAGATGA
- the FXYD5 gene encoding FXYD domain-containing ion transport regulator 5 isoform X1 — translation MTEPVSVPARQRSPGHTLRPDSATAAALSARGCRLGTPSSDMSPCGRLCLLVFVGLILPTRGQTLEEATSITLADPVTENVHALTPAPDTVHPELQPPPQTSTLQAEATPNQMEIHTQQPTEMDVLLTTGPGTDKSWMQGPTPPKTRLPRKNVRTDPALKQTGSSEDDPFSYDEDTLRKRGLLVAAVLFITGIVILTSGKCRRLPRLCRSHDR, via the exons ATGACTGAGCCCGTCTCGGTCCCCGCCCGCCAGCGCTCCCCTGGCCACACCCTCCGCCCGgactcagccactgcagctgccctcTCCGCACGAGGCTGCCGGCTCGGGACCCCCAGCTCTGAC ATGTCGCCCTGTGGTCGCCTGTGTCTCCTGGTCTTCGTTGGCCTGATTCTCCCCACCAGAG GACAGACATTGGAGGAGGCCACATCCATTACTCTAGCAGACCCAGTCACTGAGAACGTTCATGCCCTGACTCCAGCCCCAG ACACCGTCCACCCAGaactccagccccctcctcagACTTCAACCCTGCAGGCTG AAGCAACCCCAAACCAGATGGAGATCCACACCCAGCAACCGACGGAAATGGATGTGCTTCTAACAACAGGTCCGGGGACAGACAAGAGCTGGATGCAAG GCCCCACGCCCCCCAAGACCCGACTCCCACGTAAAAACGTCAGGACGGACCCCGCCCTCAAGCAGACTG GTTCAAGCGAGGACGACCCCTTCTCCTATG ACGAGGACACCCTCCGGAAACGGGGGCTGTTGGTGGCAGCCGTGCTGTTCATCACCGGCATCGTCATCCTCACCA GTGGCAAGTGTAGGCGGTTGCCCCGGTTATGCCGGAGTCATGACAGATGA
- the FXYD5 gene encoding FXYD domain-containing ion transport regulator 5 isoform X6: MSPCGRLCLLVFVGLILPTRGQTLEEATSITLADPVTENVHALTPAPEATPNQMEIHTQQPTEMDVLLTTGPGTDKSWMQGPTPPKTRLPRKNVRTDPALKQTGSSEDDPFSYDEDTLRKRGLLVAAVLFITGIVILTSGKCRRLPRLCRSHDR; the protein is encoded by the exons ATGTCGCCCTGTGGTCGCCTGTGTCTCCTGGTCTTCGTTGGCCTGATTCTCCCCACCAGAG GACAGACATTGGAGGAGGCCACATCCATTACTCTAGCAGACCCAGTCACTGAGAACGTTCATGCCCTGACTCCAGCCCCAG AAGCAACCCCAAACCAGATGGAGATCCACACCCAGCAACCGACGGAAATGGATGTGCTTCTAACAACAGGTCCGGGGACAGACAAGAGCTGGATGCAAG GCCCCACGCCCCCCAAGACCCGACTCCCACGTAAAAACGTCAGGACGGACCCCGCCCTCAAGCAGACTG GTTCAAGCGAGGACGACCCCTTCTCCTATG ACGAGGACACCCTCCGGAAACGGGGGCTGTTGGTGGCAGCCGTGCTGTTCATCACCGGCATCGTCATCCTCACCA GTGGCAAGTGTAGGCGGTTGCCCCGGTTATGCCGGAGTCATGACAGATGA
- the FXYD5 gene encoding FXYD domain-containing ion transport regulator 5 isoform X2: MTEPVSVPARQRSPGHTLRPDSATAAALSARGCRLGTPSSDMSPCGRLCLLVFVGLILPTRGQTLEEATSITLADPVTENVHALTPAPEATPNQMEIHTQQPTEMDVLLTTGPGTDKSWMQGPTPPKTRLPRKNVRTDPALKQTGSSEDDPFSYDEDTLRKRGLLVAAVLFITGIVILTSGKCRRLPRLCRSHDR, from the exons ATGACTGAGCCCGTCTCGGTCCCCGCCCGCCAGCGCTCCCCTGGCCACACCCTCCGCCCGgactcagccactgcagctgccctcTCCGCACGAGGCTGCCGGCTCGGGACCCCCAGCTCTGAC ATGTCGCCCTGTGGTCGCCTGTGTCTCCTGGTCTTCGTTGGCCTGATTCTCCCCACCAGAG GACAGACATTGGAGGAGGCCACATCCATTACTCTAGCAGACCCAGTCACTGAGAACGTTCATGCCCTGACTCCAGCCCCAG AAGCAACCCCAAACCAGATGGAGATCCACACCCAGCAACCGACGGAAATGGATGTGCTTCTAACAACAGGTCCGGGGACAGACAAGAGCTGGATGCAAG GCCCCACGCCCCCCAAGACCCGACTCCCACGTAAAAACGTCAGGACGGACCCCGCCCTCAAGCAGACTG GTTCAAGCGAGGACGACCCCTTCTCCTATG ACGAGGACACCCTCCGGAAACGGGGGCTGTTGGTGGCAGCCGTGCTGTTCATCACCGGCATCGTCATCCTCACCA GTGGCAAGTGTAGGCGGTTGCCCCGGTTATGCCGGAGTCATGACAGATGA
- the FXYD5 gene encoding FXYD domain-containing ion transport regulator 5 isoform X5, with translation MTEPVSVPARQRSPGHTLRPDSATAAALSARGCRLGTPSSDMSPCGRLCLLVFVGLILPTRGQTLEEATSITLADPVTENVHALTPAPEATPNQMEIHTQQPTEMDVLLTTGPGTDKSWMQGSSEDDPFSYDEDTLRKRGLLVAAVLFITGIVILTSGKCRRLPRLCRSHDR, from the exons ATGACTGAGCCCGTCTCGGTCCCCGCCCGCCAGCGCTCCCCTGGCCACACCCTCCGCCCGgactcagccactgcagctgccctcTCCGCACGAGGCTGCCGGCTCGGGACCCCCAGCTCTGAC ATGTCGCCCTGTGGTCGCCTGTGTCTCCTGGTCTTCGTTGGCCTGATTCTCCCCACCAGAG GACAGACATTGGAGGAGGCCACATCCATTACTCTAGCAGACCCAGTCACTGAGAACGTTCATGCCCTGACTCCAGCCCCAG AAGCAACCCCAAACCAGATGGAGATCCACACCCAGCAACCGACGGAAATGGATGTGCTTCTAACAACAGGTCCGGGGACAGACAAGAGCTGGATGCAAG GTTCAAGCGAGGACGACCCCTTCTCCTATG ACGAGGACACCCTCCGGAAACGGGGGCTGTTGGTGGCAGCCGTGCTGTTCATCACCGGCATCGTCATCCTCACCA GTGGCAAGTGTAGGCGGTTGCCCCGGTTATGCCGGAGTCATGACAGATGA
- the FXYD5 gene encoding FXYD domain-containing ion transport regulator 5 isoform X3, producing the protein MTEPVSVPARQRSPGHTLRPDSATAAALSARGCRLGTPSSDMSPCGRLCLLVFVGLILPTRGQTLEEATSITLADPVTENVHALTPAPDTVHPELQPPPQTSTLQAEATPNQMEIHTQQPTEMDVLLTTGPGTDKSWMQGSSEDDPFSYDEDTLRKRGLLVAAVLFITGIVILTSGKCRRLPRLCRSHDR; encoded by the exons ATGACTGAGCCCGTCTCGGTCCCCGCCCGCCAGCGCTCCCCTGGCCACACCCTCCGCCCGgactcagccactgcagctgccctcTCCGCACGAGGCTGCCGGCTCGGGACCCCCAGCTCTGAC ATGTCGCCCTGTGGTCGCCTGTGTCTCCTGGTCTTCGTTGGCCTGATTCTCCCCACCAGAG GACAGACATTGGAGGAGGCCACATCCATTACTCTAGCAGACCCAGTCACTGAGAACGTTCATGCCCTGACTCCAGCCCCAG ACACCGTCCACCCAGaactccagccccctcctcagACTTCAACCCTGCAGGCTG AAGCAACCCCAAACCAGATGGAGATCCACACCCAGCAACCGACGGAAATGGATGTGCTTCTAACAACAGGTCCGGGGACAGACAAGAGCTGGATGCAAG GTTCAAGCGAGGACGACCCCTTCTCCTATG ACGAGGACACCCTCCGGAAACGGGGGCTGTTGGTGGCAGCCGTGCTGTTCATCACCGGCATCGTCATCCTCACCA GTGGCAAGTGTAGGCGGTTGCCCCGGTTATGCCGGAGTCATGACAGATGA